Below is a window of Impatiens glandulifera chromosome 2, dImpGla2.1, whole genome shotgun sequence DNA.
AAACCCTAAGTCAATTAATCGAAGAAGTTCCTCCAGTTGCGCAGTCATCGCGTTATGGAAACTACTCGTACAGGACATGGCATTCTAGAATGGTTGATGACGCAGATAAGTTCATGCTCAGTTTTCTTCCGGATGATCTGGCCTCCGCCACAGTTGAGTTAGTACCCTATTTTACTGATAGCTTTGGAAATTCAACACGGATTGATTATGGAACTGGACATGAAACGAACTTCACTGCTTGGTTGTATTGCCTCGCGAGATTGGGATTGATCAAGGAAGAAGACTATCAAGCTGTGGTTTCTAGAGTTTTCTCAAAGTACCTCGAGCTGATGAGGAAGTTACAGTTGGTATATTGTCTAGAGCCTGCTGGTTCGCATGGTGTTTGGGGATTGGATGACTACCATTTTATCCCATTTATATTTGGGTCGTCACAGTTGATTAATCACAAGTACATGAAACCTAAGTCCATTCTAAACGATGATATACTTGAGAGTTTCTCCAATGAGTACTTTTATGTTTCGTGCATAGCATTcacaaagaagatgaagaaaggatTGTTTGCAGAGCATTCCCCGTTGTTGAACGATATTACTTGTGTTCCCAATTGGAATAAAGTTAACAGTGGAATGCTTAAGATGTACAAAGCGGAAGTCTTGGAGAAGGTTCCTATAATGCAGCATTTCCTCTTTGGCTCGCTCATCAAATGGTTTGAATTTCTTGACTCCTATTTTGTTTTGCCTTTTATATTGCAATTGGGTGTTTGCTCATCAAATGGTTATCTCATATATCAAATCCTGGTGTTCTTGTTTCTTAACCATCTCTAGGTTTACTAATTCTTTTCTTAAGAGATTTTGCCTCTCATGTTTGAGTGacattttaagttaaattatggGACAAAGAATAACTTCTAGCTTAGGGAAGGGCTTATTGATACTCAACTAGAAATTGTTggaaaaaaaacttgtttttgtCTGCACATTCTTGTATTGTAACATTGTGTATGCAATGATTTTGTCGCATTCCATCTAGTTAGTATTCAAAGAGGCGCACATGCTGTACTTTGATATGTTACTAGTTCATTCTACTACCAATTATAACGTTTTGGACATTTGATATTTGTAAGAATATAGGCTACAGACACCATAGTATAATAAGACTTACTAGATACCATTTAGGCTTTAacttttttcttcattattttcgAAATAAGGATGAACCTTTTTTGTTCCAAACTTAAAAAAGAGGAAGTAGTTTGCTTATTAAAGTGCTCCActcaaaatttgttattttgaaagaaatggggtgaaattattttaagtttagcAACTTTGAGTAATTGCACATTTTTGAATCTCTTTACAAACTACTTCATCGTTTATAAGTTTGGAATCAACCATGTTAATCCTTTTCTTGAAAATAAGATTGTTGAAGCCCCCAAAAAATACCTTCTAAGGTGACTAGTGCCCAATTGAAAACACTTTTGGTTACTGGATTTGTATACTAAACCGTCAATACCTTACCAATTGGAAACACCTTTGTCAAAACACCAAAATAATAGGACTTACCAGGTATTTCTTGGGCTTTTGGTTCCAAACGAAATGACAGTGAGTAATTTGCCAGAAGATTAAAGAATGTGCAATTACTCAATGTGGAATATGAAACAAAGTTATTACTCCTCAAAATTAGTTACTTTGTATGGAATTAACAATTTTGTCAtacatttttcttttacaaGGTATCTCATTTGGATGTAGATTTAATGAGATCACGTTTGGAAAAAGATACatagatattttaattgataatttctTATGTTGATTTGAATTCAGATCCAAATTGATAACTCAAAAGTCTGATTCTGATTGAATTGATATTTCTCTTATGCAGGGACTAGAGATATCTTATAATTAGAAGATTACTCCTGAATTGTTTGGGGAACAATTTTGGTGACAATAATGTGTGTACTTTTGTTCTGATATGAGTTACTGTTCGATGATGTTGCTGGTTTAAATTTATCGTTTTTTAGATAATCAAATCGTTATTTGCGGGTTAAATATATTTGGCTGTTCTCTTTATGTCGTTGTGTAATTACTGTTATACTTAATGTTAATCCACTTGATCatttatatcttttaaaatatgagaaattgcaatttttattttgtgaaatttgttttagatttttgatatatttttatttttatatttaactgtataattaatattttgattataatttataaaaaaaaatattgatatatgctcatttaaatattgtaatattttagttataataaaatgtatgaataaataatatatatatttttaaactaaaacataaaacgtctatataatatatatatttcttactAATGTGTCAATAGTAAGAGTTTTGTtcgtattattaaaaataaaatctgttaactgtattattaactatttatattattaattattataatatattttatgataaaaattcaatccattttacctaatagtttaataaatatttaagatattaaaataaaataataaaatatttaatgaattattttttttttgtcttttttattaatatatatatatatatatatatatatatatatatatatatttaaatatcaaaataaaaacaatttatatattttaaataattgatataaattttatttaaaatattaaaaataaagagtaACAATAGAGAACGAAAATTTGGTGTGAAGAATGATTGAATTTAAATCtaataggaaaaaaaattatatagttgtCACATAACTCACATCATGCCCGACACCCTTCATCACACCTCTCTAtcattattctaaaataaaatactaatatattttaatattatatatatatttttactata
It encodes the following:
- the LOC124924219 gene encoding serine/threonine-protein phosphatase 2A activator, whose protein sequence is MDHQNPDQISPPDPTLTSESPNHVHRFDVSTGSCVGCGGPTSFPPPPSWSENSPPPAYRPIRSPAINIPPHINTQQAIILAPVPQAQKVLMVSPPYQFQSAIKKIKSPEDIRHFHDSDSGKNFIGFVVALSDSTRGRKISDPCHESSTISSIVSILETLSQLIEEVPPVAQSSRYGNYSYRTWHSRMVDDADKFMLSFLPDDLASATVELVPYFTDSFGNSTRIDYGTGHETNFTAWLYCLARLGLIKEEDYQAVVSRVFSKYLELMRKLQLVYCLEPAGSHGVWGLDDYHFIPFIFGSSQLINHKYMKPKSILNDDILESFSNEYFYVSCIAFTKKMKKGLFAEHSPLLNDITCVPNWNKVNSGMLKMYKAEVLEKVPIMQHFLFGSLIKWD